The Leptospira sp. WS39.C2 genome contains a region encoding:
- a CDS encoding SDR family oxidoreductase produces MKPLNLILGSSGKTGSRIVKKLIQNQIPVRLGSRTQSPSFDWEMPETWDEVIRGVDHIYISYQPDLAIPQSIQHIQKLIELAKKNKVKRLVLLSGRGEPEAIACEKLVEQSGLEYTILSSSWFSQNFSEGMFLNQILERKIIFPKVNTREPFVDLEDLTDLAVAALTNDQHINKRYELTGPSLYKFEESFGMIAKEIEETIIFEEIPLKDYIFMLSEFGLPKDTIWLIQYLFENVLDGRNESVSNDFELAMGRKPNQFIDYVKRTAKTGVWNIHTP; encoded by the coding sequence ATGAAACCATTAAATTTAATTTTAGGATCCAGTGGTAAAACAGGATCAAGAATCGTAAAAAAACTAATCCAAAACCAAATCCCTGTTCGTTTGGGTTCAAGGACACAATCTCCATCTTTTGACTGGGAAATGCCTGAAACTTGGGACGAAGTGATAAGAGGTGTGGATCATATTTATATATCCTACCAACCTGACTTGGCAATTCCACAATCAATCCAACACATTCAAAAATTGATCGAACTGGCTAAAAAAAACAAAGTAAAACGATTGGTTTTATTGTCTGGACGAGGTGAACCAGAAGCAATCGCCTGTGAAAAGTTAGTGGAACAGTCTGGATTGGAATACACAATTTTAAGTTCTAGTTGGTTTTCGCAAAATTTTAGTGAAGGTATGTTTCTCAATCAGATTCTGGAAAGGAAGATCATTTTTCCGAAAGTTAATACAAGGGAACCTTTTGTTGATTTGGAAGACTTAACAGACCTTGCCGTTGCAGCACTTACAAATGACCAACATATAAATAAACGTTATGAACTGACAGGACCTTCGCTCTACAAATTTGAGGAATCATTTGGTATGATCGCAAAAGAGATCGAAGAAACAATCATTTTTGAAGAAATTCCTTTAAAAGATTATATTTTCATGTTAAGTGAATTTGGTCTTCCAAAAGATACCATTTGGCTCATTCAATATTTATTTGAAAATGTATTAGATGGTAGGAACGAATCTGTTAGTAATGATTTTGAATTGGCAATGGGGCGAAAACCAAATCAATTTATTGATTATGTGAAAAGAACTGCAAAAACAGGCGTATGGAATATTCATACACCTTAA
- a CDS encoding helix-turn-helix domain-containing protein, with product MLISHSIIPKELQYIAKDVVIFESKDHKQEILSFFADGFPGIVFFHSNEPVTVFVGNLSKIMDPVFIYGQTLEPIQIKINGPFFFVMVQLFPSFVEASFGIPISELTNSCWTIQKSEWNLESKFHSAINQHSTPMAIDAIIQFLQTKAKGFKPDVTLHSCLLSILDTNGNCEIFKIANEYKMSERTLQRKFQNYVGLTPKQFAKIIRFQTSLVELNGNKKSKLTDIAYGNGYADQSHFIRNFKSFTKEKPFQFREKKDPLSGLSNF from the coding sequence ATGTTAATCTCCCATTCAATCATTCCAAAGGAATTACAATATATAGCTAAGGATGTAGTTATCTTTGAATCAAAGGATCACAAACAAGAAATATTGTCTTTTTTTGCTGATGGTTTCCCAGGGATTGTTTTTTTTCATTCTAATGAGCCTGTGACGGTGTTTGTTGGTAATCTTTCTAAAATTATGGATCCTGTTTTTATTTATGGGCAAACATTGGAACCAATCCAGATAAAAATCAATGGTCCGTTTTTCTTCGTTATGGTGCAGTTGTTTCCGAGTTTTGTAGAAGCTTCTTTTGGTATTCCTATTTCGGAACTCACAAATTCATGTTGGACCATTCAAAAATCCGAATGGAATTTGGAATCTAAATTTCATTCTGCAATCAATCAACATTCCACTCCTATGGCAATCGATGCGATCATACAATTCCTCCAAACAAAGGCAAAAGGATTTAAACCTGATGTTACGTTACATTCATGTTTATTGTCGATTTTGGATACCAATGGGAATTGTGAAATATTCAAAATTGCTAATGAATATAAAATGTCAGAACGAACATTACAACGAAAATTTCAAAATTACGTCGGCCTAACTCCAAAACAATTTGCAAAAATAATTCGGTTCCAAACAAGTTTAGTAGAATTGAATGGAAACAAAAAATCAAAATTGACTGACATCGCGTATGGAAATGGATACGCCGATCAATCTCATTTTATCAGAAACTTTAAATCATTCACCAAAGAAAAACCGTTTCAATTTAGAGAAAAAAAAGATCCTTTGTCGGGTTTGTCCAATTTTTAA
- a CDS encoding LLM class flavin-dependent oxidoreductase, producing MELSILDLVFINQGQTTKDAIQNSVQVAKAAESLGYNRIWIAEHHNFPSIASAATSVVIGHIAGHTKTIRVGSGGIMLPNHSPLVIAEQFGTLESLYPNRIDLGLGRAPGTDQLTLRALRRDPMASQHFPEDVKELLDYLSSDKKEGMVNAIPGYGTNVPVWILGSSLFGAQLAALLGLPFVFASHFAPTYLKDAVSIYKRQFRPSQYLQSPYVMMAMNIIAADTDEEANFLFTSVEQSFLGILRNKRAPFPPPVQSMDSLWSETEKQMANQMLSISAVGSAKTIVPKINQILSENNVDEVMVVSSIYDTTKRIRSLEILMGVKEELEVPKTHS from the coding sequence GTGGAACTTTCAATCTTAGATTTAGTATTCATCAACCAAGGCCAAACGACAAAAGATGCAATTCAAAATAGTGTTCAGGTAGCCAAAGCCGCTGAATCATTAGGTTACAATCGAATTTGGATCGCAGAACATCACAACTTCCCCTCAATTGCAAGTGCTGCAACTTCTGTTGTTATTGGACATATTGCTGGTCATACAAAGACGATTCGAGTTGGTTCCGGAGGGATTATGTTACCCAATCATTCCCCACTAGTGATTGCAGAACAATTTGGAACTTTAGAAAGTTTATACCCAAATCGAATTGATTTGGGACTCGGGCGAGCACCAGGAACTGACCAACTCACCTTACGTGCATTACGTAGAGATCCAATGGCATCCCAACATTTCCCAGAAGATGTAAAAGAACTTTTAGATTATTTATCATCTGATAAAAAAGAAGGGATGGTGAATGCAATTCCAGGTTATGGGACAAATGTTCCCGTATGGATTTTAGGTTCCAGTTTATTTGGAGCACAACTTGCAGCACTGCTCGGTTTGCCTTTTGTTTTTGCTTCTCATTTTGCTCCTACTTATTTAAAGGATGCGGTATCTATTTACAAAAGACAATTTAGACCGTCTCAATATTTACAATCACCTTATGTGATGATGGCAATGAATATCATTGCTGCCGATACTGATGAAGAAGCAAATTTTTTATTCACAAGTGTTGAACAATCATTTTTAGGTATACTCAGAAACAAACGAGCCCCCTTCCCTCCGCCAGTTCAATCTATGGATTCTCTGTGGTCAGAAACAGAAAAACAAATGGCAAACCAAATGTTATCCATTTCAGCTGTTGGATCAGCTAAAACCATTGTGCCTAAAATAAATCAAATTTTAAGTGAGAACAATGTGGATGAGGTGATGGTAGTTTCTTCCATTTATGATACAACAAAAAGAATTCGTTCATTAGAAATTCTAATGGGCGTTAAAGAAGAATTAGAAGTTCCAAAAACCCATTCATAA
- a CDS encoding PHB depolymerase family esterase, whose product MIHRICILVTKLILHYPRILFCICILSLGACERGYIRSVIKEKFQKKISELPAPITSTDLTKEITNPGDYVFSVLQNNLTRYYKIHVPKLYNGSVPVPLLFVFHGGGGDMEIQSNEEYYHQISKSEKNGHIVVFPNGYSLYKSGKIATWNAGNCCGEAKKANIDDIGFVKGIIDHLTLRMKIDRKKIYSTGMSNGAMMSYQLACSLTDHFSGITAVAGTDNTIDCKPTKPISIFHIHAKNDEKVLFYGGAGSSFPDRTLITDFVSVPKTIRKWVLFNECNQNPNIVLQNSEVTCEEYSGCKEGVKVKLCVTEDGGHSWPGGKKPSILLGGSSPTKAISANDEMWDFFKSH is encoded by the coding sequence ATGATTCATCGTATTTGTATTTTGGTGACTAAGTTAATTTTACATTATCCAAGAATTCTTTTTTGTATTTGTATTCTCAGTTTAGGTGCTTGTGAACGTGGGTACATTCGTTCCGTTATAAAAGAAAAGTTTCAAAAAAAAATCAGCGAATTACCAGCCCCAATCACATCTACAGATCTTACCAAAGAAATCACAAATCCTGGTGATTATGTGTTTTCTGTTTTGCAAAATAATCTCACTCGCTATTATAAAATCCATGTTCCAAAGTTATATAATGGAAGTGTGCCTGTCCCCCTTTTGTTTGTATTCCATGGTGGTGGAGGTGATATGGAAATCCAATCCAATGAAGAGTATTACCATCAAATTTCTAAATCGGAAAAAAATGGACACATCGTTGTTTTTCCCAATGGTTATAGTTTGTACAAATCTGGAAAAATTGCAACTTGGAATGCTGGAAACTGTTGTGGTGAGGCAAAAAAGGCAAACATTGATGATATAGGATTTGTGAAAGGAATAATTGACCACCTAACTCTGAGAATGAAGATTGATAGAAAAAAAATCTATTCTACAGGTATGTCGAATGGAGCCATGATGTCATACCAACTAGCCTGTTCATTGACCGATCATTTTTCAGGAATTACCGCAGTTGCTGGTACCGACAATACAATTGACTGCAAACCCACCAAACCGATTTCAATTTTCCATATCCATGCAAAAAATGATGAAAAAGTTTTGTTTTATGGTGGAGCAGGTTCCAGTTTTCCTGATAGAACTCTCATCACAGATTTTGTTTCTGTTCCCAAAACAATCAGGAAATGGGTATTATTCAACGAATGTAATCAGAATCCTAACATTGTATTACAAAATAGTGAAGTAACTTGTGAAGAGTATTCGGGTTGTAAGGAGGGAGTTAAGGTGAAACTTTGTGTGACGGAAGATGGCGGTCACTCTTGGCCAGGAGGGAAAAAACCATCCATTTTGTTAGGCGGTAGTTCTCCTACAAAAGCCATCAGTGCTAATGATGAAATGTGGGATTTTTTCAAATCCCACTAA